In Mercenaria mercenaria strain notata chromosome 13, MADL_Memer_1, whole genome shotgun sequence, a single window of DNA contains:
- the LOC123528596 gene encoding store-operated calcium entry regulator STIMATE-like, whose protein sequence is MASDVMKSVTPSSALNKSLNSGSHQTDGAFHCNSGYLMNTLGLFLQFLLAILAFTSLILKRYCEPRYERRPWKIWFYDTSKQAFGAAVIHFANVFLADAFQGDPCTWYVVSFILDSTIGLFVIYIGLKLTQVFVRRNKMETLYFGEYGSPPKCSSWVGQCGLYILVMIIEKMLMTGLIQFDFWADVRRIIMSPVKDPNVELVIVMFIVPLVVNAFIFWVVDNFLKRRTKDTKTIYVSDSDHSVRYSRGEDTARLYNRIDRTEDGDSDIILTDEDGELRQRHSSDNDVAELLIT, encoded by the exons ATGGCGTCTGATGTGATGAAGTCGGTGACTCCAAGCTCTGCACTGAACAAGAGTCTGAATAGTGGAAGTCACCAGACAGATGGTGCATTTCATTGCAACAGTGGCTACTTGATGAACACTCTAGGACTTTTTCTTCAGTTTCTGTTGGccattttagcatttacctcattgaTAT TGAAAAGATACTGTGAACCAAGATATGAAAGAAGACCATGGAAGATATG GTTTTATGACACATCTAAACAAGCATTTGGTGCTGCAGTTATACATTTTGCTAATGTCTTTCTTGCCGATGCTTTTCAAGGAGACCCATGTACCTG gtATGTTGTAAGCTTCATACTGGATTCTACAATTGGTTTGTTTGTGATCTACATAGGCCTAAAGTTAACACAAGTATTTGTGAGAAGAAATAAGATGGAGACGCTATACTTTGGAGAATATG GTAGTCCACCAAAGTGTAGTTCATGGGTTGGGCAGTGTGGTCTGTACATACTGGTGATGATTATAGAAAAAATGCTCATGACAGGGCTAATCCAGTTTGATTTCTGGGCAGAT GTACGACGTATAATCATGTCTCCAGTGAAGGATCCTAACGTTGAGTTAGTGATAGTCATGTTTATTGTCCCACTGGTTGTGAAt GCATTTATATTTTGGGTAGTGGACAATTTTCTGAAGAGGAGAACTAAAGACACAAAGACTATATATGTGAGTGACAGTGACCATTCTGTGCGATATAGCCGAGGCGAGGACACCGCAAGATTGTATAATCGTATAGACAGGACCGAAGACGGAGACTCAGATATCATACTAACAGATGAGGACGGGGAGCTTCGCCAGAGGCACAGTAGTGACAACGATGTTGCAGAACTGCTCATCACTTGA